Proteins encoded in a region of the Flavobacteriales bacterium genome:
- a CDS encoding HU-CCDC81 and SPOR domain-containing protein: MDLSARISELLYHYDCVIVPDLGGFVTEYRSARIDKLLHVIHPPSKDLRFNAQLTKNDGLLAHAISQAENISHEAANAQIKEAVEGYFTELEEGRPVQFEKVGILYLDSEKNLQFSPDTSVNYLLESFRLKKVYARPVLQEVPEHQEIDVEEEIEEAVIDFEPEFEVVHEIEAEEAPGQEEEEHIPVIPLTKKEEGSGSRRWLIAAAMVPLLFYIAWVGVRSDVLRDGTIQSSDLNPFHKQVPAVYEGRTSSLDVDLNENEIPKQEALAPISTPEAPEEEFTEDLTPTESPETISDEGISEAEAVSTYVAPQAISSMEFHVIGGCFSEESNATRLVERLRTKGYEAFIIDRHRGLHRVAYGSSPDRKEALELLIRVKEEETSEAWLLRKK, encoded by the coding sequence TTGGATCTCAGCGCACGTATCAGCGAACTGCTCTATCACTATGACTGTGTCATCGTGCCCGATCTAGGTGGATTTGTGACGGAATACCGTTCGGCACGTATCGATAAACTGCTTCATGTCATCCATCCGCCTTCCAAGGATCTGCGCTTCAATGCCCAGCTGACCAAGAACGATGGCCTACTCGCCCATGCCATATCCCAGGCCGAGAATATCAGCCATGAAGCGGCCAATGCCCAGATCAAAGAGGCGGTAGAAGGATATTTCACCGAGCTGGAAGAAGGACGCCCTGTGCAATTCGAAAAAGTAGGCATCCTCTATCTGGACTCGGAGAAGAATCTCCAATTCAGCCCCGATACCTCGGTCAACTATCTGCTGGAGTCCTTCCGACTGAAGAAGGTATACGCCCGTCCCGTTCTGCAGGAAGTTCCTGAGCACCAGGAAATAGATGTAGAGGAAGAGATCGAAGAAGCGGTCATAGATTTCGAACCGGAATTCGAAGTGGTGCATGAAATCGAAGCTGAAGAAGCTCCGGGACAAGAAGAAGAAGAACACATTCCAGTTATCCCACTGACCAAAAAAGAGGAAGGTAGCGGCTCTCGCAGGTGGCTCATCGCTGCGGCCATGGTCCCACTCTTATTCTACATTGCATGGGTAGGGGTACGCTCTGATGTCCTCCGGGATGGAACCATCCAATCCTCCGATCTGAATCCTTTCCACAAGCAGGTCCCGGCCGTCTATGAAGGCCGCACCAGTTCGCTGGATGTTGACCTCAATGAGAATGAGATCCCCAAACAGGAAGCCCTAGCCCCTATAAGCACCCCGGAAGCACCTGAAGAGGAGTTCACAGAAGACCTCACTCCGACCGAATCTCCTGAAACGATCAGTGACGAGGGAATCAGTGAAGCAGAGGCCGTCTCCACATATGTAGCGCCCCAAGCGATCTCCAGCATGGAATTCCACGTGATCGGAGGGTGTTTCTCAGAAGAGTCCAATGCCACACGCCTGGTGGAGAGACTCCGCACTAAAGGCTATGAGGCCTTTATCATCGATCGGCACAGAGGGCTGCATCGAGTGGCCTATGGCAGTTCTCCTGACCGGAAAGAAGCATTGGAGCTGCTCATCCGTGTGAAGGAAGAAGAGACCAGCGAAGCCTGGCTCCTCAGAAAGAAATGA
- a CDS encoding acyl-CoA thioesterase, whose translation MRKSRTAKETLATATRIVMPNETNTLGNLMGGQLLNWMDINAAIAAHRHCRRVVVTASVNNVSFGRPIRLGDIVTIESKVSRAFNSSMEVYSDVYVEDHNSGEQIKSNESIYTFVAVDQNGAPIEVPELIPETDIEKERYAAALRRKQLSLILAGKMRPDQATELKELFEV comes from the coding sequence ATGAGAAAATCGCGCACTGCGAAAGAGACGCTGGCCACAGCGACACGCATCGTCATGCCCAATGAGACCAATACCTTGGGGAACCTCATGGGAGGGCAATTGCTCAATTGGATGGATATCAATGCCGCCATCGCGGCTCATAGGCACTGCCGCAGGGTAGTGGTCACTGCCTCTGTCAACAATGTCTCCTTTGGACGGCCGATACGCTTGGGTGATATCGTGACCATCGAGTCCAAGGTGTCGCGCGCCTTCAACTCATCGATGGAGGTCTATTCCGATGTATATGTGGAGGACCACAATTCCGGTGAGCAGATCAAATCCAACGAGTCCATCTACACCTTTGTTGCAGTGGATCAGAACGGGGCTCCCATAGAAGTGCCTGAACTCATCCCTGAGACCGACATTGAGAAAGAACGCTATGCTGCTGCGCTGAGAAGAAAGCAGCTGAGTCTGATCCTCGCAGGTAAGATGCGCCCCGATCAAGCCACCGAACTCAAAGAACTCTTCGAGGTCTGA